CGAGGCGGACATCGGCCAACTGGTAATCGACGGCGCTCAATCCCGTCGTGTTGGGATAGAGCGGCAGGCTGACCTGCAGCGGCGCCGGCCGCCGCGCCATCAGCGGCATGCGGTTTCGCGACATGTGGCCGCCGGCATCGACCAGGATGTCGATGCGGTCGTCCCGGATCCGGCGGTCGAGTTCCTCATCCGTCATCGCCGCAACGTCGCGCCAGCGGTCGGCCGCCGCCCGGAAACGGTCGGTGGTGGCATCGCGGCTGCGGTCGTTGTGGTAGCAGGTGACCTCCACCGCCGCGCGGTCGTGCCCCTCGACCAACGGCAGCAGGAAATGATAGCCCGGCCCCGGATAGCGCTGGAAATCGGGCGACAGATAGCCGATGCGCAGGCGCCGCTCCGGATCCCGGCTCTCCACCGCATGGGAGACGGCCGGCAGAGAGGGCAGATGCCGCTCGAAGCCGCGATGGTCGCGGAAGACGTCCGCCGGATCGGCGCCGTCGTCGAAACACAAGCAGAACAGCAGGTTGGACCGGATCGCCGCATCCCCGGGCGCCCGCTCCAGCGCGGCACGGAAGGCCGCCACCGCCTCGGCATGCAGGCCGAGCGCCATCCGGGCAACGCCGAGATTCGAATTGGCCAAAGCCTCCTGTCCCGGATCGGCGAGCCGCAGCGCCCGGTCGAGCGGCGGGATCGCCTCCTCCACTGCGTCGGCGTCGAGCCGATGGGTGCCGATGTTGACCCAGGCTGCGGCATCGTCCGGCCGCAGCACGAGCGCCCGGCGGTGCCAGGACAGCGCCGCATCCGGTTGCGCCGCAAGATGGAAGGCGGATCCGGCATTGGCGGCGAGCGCCGAATCCTCCGGCGCCACCCGAACCGCCCGCAGAACCGCCGGCGTCGCCCCCTCCAGCCCAAGCGTCGCCCGGGCCAGTCCCAACCCAGACAGCGCCAGTCCCGCGGACGGCGCCAGAGCCAGAATATGCCGGTAGCACCGCTCCGCCGCCGCCGCCCGCCCCTGGGCGTAGAGCCGGCCGGCGAGCGTCAGCAGCGCATCCTCCGCCATCGGGTCCAGCGCCGCCGCCCGAACCAGCCAGAGCGGACTGTCCGGCATCAGCGCCCCCAGGATCCGGGCCGCCGCCGTATGGCCGGGGACCAGCGCCAGCAGGCGGCGTGCCGCCGCCGTCGCGCCCGCCGGGTCGCCGATCCCGTGGCAGAGCTGCATGCGCTGCTCCAACGGTTCCACCATCTGCGGCGCCAGCGCGCACAACGCCTGAAAGGCCGCCGCCGCATCCTGCATCAGGCCGGCGTCGCGCAACGCCGCCCCCCGGTTGAAGGCCGCCAGGATCCGGTGCGGCTCCAGCGTCGCGGCGCGTCCGTACCAGGCGGCCGCCGGCAGGAACCGGTTGCCGTCGTACAAGGCGTCGCCCAGCGAGCCCGCGCTCTCGACATCCGCCGGCTCCAGCGCCATCGCCCGCAGCAGCGCCTGCGCCGCCGGGCCGTGCTGTCCCAGCCGCGTCCGCGCCGCCGACTCCATCCGCGGCAGCGTCGGGTCGAGCGGCGCCAGACGGGCGGCGGCGCGGAAGGCCGTCGCCGCCTCCTCCCACCGCTCCGCCGCGCCGAGAAGCCGGCCCAGATTGGCATGGAACAGCGGTTGCCGTGCGTCGGCCCTCACCGCCTGCCGGATCCGCTCGATCCCGTCCGCCAGCGCCCCGGTCTGCGCCTTGACCAGGCCAGACAGATGCAGGGCGTCCGCTTGCCTCGGCAAGCGTTTCAGCACCTGATCGTAGAGCGTCGCGGCCTCGGCCAGCTGCCCGCCCTGGTGAAGTGCGACCGCACGGGCCAGCAGGGCCTGCGCATCGGCCGTCCCGGCCGGGCGATGCGTCTGGCGATGGTTCGGTTTCATCCGCTGTCCGCATTCTTTGAGGGTCGGGCGGATAATGCTGGGCGGCCGCCGTCGATTGCAACAGCGGCGATTGCGCGCACGCGGCCAGCTCGCGCTGCCGGCCTGCCAATGCCGCTTCCCGGTCGCGGGTGCGACGGCGCTGCTCCTCCGTGCGGGCACGCAACAGCTCCTCCTGGCGCAGCCGGGCGGCCAGCCGCCGCAGATCGGCGGCGGCGCGGCTGTCCGCCGATGGTGACCGGCGGGCCAGAGCCTCGCGGAAATCGCCGAGCGTCGGAAAGCGGCTCCAACCGCTGCGGAAGCCGGCCCATACCTCGTCGAACGCCGCCATCCAGCGGTCGGCCGGCCAATCGGCCATCGCCCGCACATCCGCTTCCAGCAACTCGGCGTCCGGCAGATCCAGGGCGAAGCGGTCGGCGAGCTTTTCCAGCCCGGTCAGGACATTGTCCACCCCGATCGCGGGAGTCAGGACGCTGATGGCCTGCTCCACCCGGTCGGCAAGCGCCCCGATCTCGGCGGGCGACAGATCCTGCGTCTCGAACCTGAGGTCGGCCGCCTCAAGCCTGGCCAGCGAGGCGAAGGCGCAGGGCGGCGAGGGTCTCGCGGTTGCGGCCGGCGCCTTCGCCGGTGGACTGGGAATGTCCGGCACGCAAGGGGGCTGAACGGCGGTCATGGCGGGGCTCCCGGCGGTACTGGGGGACGGAGGGCGGCGCAGAGGACGAGATCGTGGGCGAAATCGCCGGCGGTTCGGCCGGCGCCACCAGCTCCCGCGAGATCCAGCGGCGCCATGCCGCTCCCGGATCCGGAGGCCGGTAGCCGTTGCGGCGGTGCGCCTTGCGACACCAGGCGACGAATTTCGCCGTCACCCGTCCTGCATCGACCTCCGGCCGTTCCCGAGCCGCCCAGGCGAGGTCCGATGGTTCCGGCTGCCAGTCGGCTGCCAGAGCGTCGTCGCTTCGGCTCGATCCCCCGTCCGATGGAGAGGAGGAGGATTCAGGATTCCAGGATTCCAAGGAAATGCCGGCCGGGTGACGGCTGCTGTCAGCCGGCTGACAGGAAATGCCGGCGGTTGCGCCGTCCATCCCAGCCAGCTGATAGGCGAAGCCGCGCAGGCCGCGGCGCGATCTGGCACAGACCAGTGCCGCTTCCGGTTCCTGCAGGCCCTTCAGCACGGCGTTGAACCACGCGCGGCTCTGCCCAAGCTCCTCGGCCAGTTCGCCTTGCGTGACGGTGCAGACACCGTCGGGGTCGGCGTGGGCGTAGAGCGCGGACAACACCGCGATATCGGCCGCCTGAATGCCGGGCATGGCAATCCAGCGCCTGTACATATCGATGTATGGCTTCATTGGGATACCCGTCTGTCGGTCGATCCGTGGACGGGCGAAGACAAAGGGAGAGCGTCGACGGACTCCATGGAATCCGCTTGGCTTTGTGGGCCTGCCCTGCCATCATGGAGTCGCCAAACAGCCAGATGTGGGGTGCCCGGGTTTCCCTCGGTCTCCTCCGTCCGACACGAAGGGCCCGGAGCAATCCGGGCCTTTTGTGTTTGCGGAGGCGGTTCCTCCGTTAAGTCATGGTGCGCTCCTTCAAGGCTGCACGAACCCGTGGCACCGGCCAGCAACTGGCATGGGCGCACGACGATGGCATGAGGGCGGTTTTCGCCCGTTTTTTGAAATGTGTACGTCGCGTTGCGCGTCTGTCCATGGTCTTGGGAAAACGGCGTTTCGGCGTCACTTCAAGGCGGGGCGGAGCGATTCTCCTGGAGGAATCAATAGCTTGGCTCTCCGAATGCCCGGCTCGCCGGTGCCGAGTGTCGCTGTTGTGCCGAAAGATTCGGATAGGAACGTCGCCGTTGTGCCGAAAGATTCTTTTGACTGGCGGCCTCAAGTCCAAGGATTGGCCTCGGCGAGTGTCGCCGTTATGCCGAATAATCCTGCCCTCCCCTCCCCCCACCAGCCGCGGAGCTGCCAGAATCGGCGGAGAATCGGGAGGGAATCGGCCCGACAGCCGATCTGCCGAATGTCGCCGTTCTGCCAGTCACAGGCACTATATGAAGCGTAATGGGGCCTAAGCTCTGTGGAGCGTCGGACAATATAATAGTAAAATCAATGGCTTGATTGGCGATCCTTCGTCCTCTTGCCTCTCCGCCGCGGCAGAACGGAGACGCTGCCCGCCCCTCCGGTCCGGATGACTCCCGGGCGGGAGCCGATCGCCCCGCAAACTGCGGCCACAAACAGAAAGCTGGCAGAACGGCGACATTCGGTCCGCGTTTTCCCGCCGGTTCCGGGAATCTTTCGGCAGAACGGCGACGTTTGAGCAGGAGCTGTGGAACAGGGTGGCAGGCTTGTGGATTATGGCTTTGATGGACCGCTTCACCATCCCATCGATCCCATTCCAGTTCGGACAGGAGCCGCGGAGAGACGGCATGACCCAGACCAACACCGCCGAGCTGCTCGACCGGCCGCTGCAATTGGCTCTGCGGCTGGATTCGCCGTTGACCGGCGACGTCCAGAACGACCGGCACATGATGGTCTACAGCCTGTTCGGCCTGTCGAAGGACAAGGCGGAATCGCTGCCGACCTATGATGACGGCAAGGTGCGGATCGAGGTGCGGGCGCCGAAGAATGTCGGCGTTGCGACGATCTGGGACAAGGCGGTGCTGCTCTACGCCATCTCGCTGCTGCGCGAGAAGATGGAACAGGGCAAGATTCCGGCCAAGCTGGGTGAACTGCATTTTACCACCAGCGACCTGCAGCGGATCGTCGGCAAGACCGCCGGCGGCAGCGCCTATGACAAGATCGAAGGGGCGCTGGAGCGCCTGCAGGGCACGCAGATCAAGACCAACCTGGAAACCGGCGGCGAGGGCGAGAGCGGCGCCTTCTCATGGATTTCCGACTACAAGCTGCTCTACCAGCGGAAGAAGGACGGCGAGCGGGCGGTGCGCGGGCTGAAGCTGACGCTGTCGGGCTGGGTCACCCGCGCGGCACTGGGCCACAATCTGCTGATCTACCATGACCAGTATTTCGCGCTGAAGCCGGTGGAGAAGCGGCTGTACGAGATCGCGCGGGCCCATCTGGCCCGCGGACATGCCTTCTGGATGGCGCTGGAACCGTTGCGCAAGCGCGTCGGCTCCGACAACGACCTGCGCAAGTTCAAGAACGCGCTGGGTCCCGTGCTGGCCGCCGACCGCATTCCCGGCTACGGCGTGCGCATCGTCGAGACGGCGGAATACAAGGAGACGATGAAATCCCGCGGTGCCGTGTTGGGACGTGTTCTGAACGCCGAGCTGCCGGTGCTGTTCTGGAAGAAGGACCAGGGCCAGCCGGAAAATTGGATCGACGCCCCGAAGGTGGAGTACGACGAGACCGTGTAGCGCCCCTGCCCCTTTGGCGGACACCCGTTCGGTAGACACCCGTTGCCGGAGTCGCGACAACTTGATAGGGTCGGCGCAACCGGTGACGGGGCAGGAGGACGGGGCGTGACAGGGGACCAGTTGAAGGCGTTGCGGGAACGGCGGGGCCTAACCCAGACGCAGATGGCGGCGTTCGTCAACGAACTGACCGGCCGCAAATACGACAAGCAGCGCCTGAGCAAATGGGAAACCGGCAAGGAGGCCCTGCCCCGCGATCTGTTGGGCCGGCTGCTGCTGCTGGATCTGGAACGGCCGGAAAGCCCCCTGCCCCGCCGCGGCACCACCGTCGCCGTCGGCCTGCAGAAGGGCGGCACCGCCAAGACCGCGACTTCGATCAACCTCGCCTTCATTCTGGCGCGTGCCGGCAACCGGGTGCTGCTGGTCGACGCCGACCCGCAGGGCAACGCCACCATCCATGTCGGCGTGCCGCAGACCGACATCGTGGCACTGACCGAGGCCGGCAAGGTCCTCTATCATGCACTGATGGGCAAGACGACGCTGGACGAGGTGATCCGTCCGACCAGTGTCGAGGGGCTGGACGTGGTGCCCTCCAGCATCGCGCTGGCGAGCGCCGATACCGAGCTGCCCGGCAACCTGACCAATGCACAGACGGCGCTGGCCGAGATCCTGGACGGGGTGAAGG
The genomic region above belongs to Azospirillum thiophilum and contains:
- a CDS encoding helix-turn-helix domain-containing protein produces the protein MPGIQAADIAVLSALYAHADPDGVCTVTQGELAEELGQSRAWFNAVLKGLQEPEAALVCARSRRGLRGFAYQLAGMDGATAGISCQPADSSRHPAGISLESWNPESSSSPSDGGSSRSDDALAADWQPEPSDLAWAARERPEVDAGRVTAKFVAWCRKAHRRNGYRPPDPGAAWRRWISRELVAPAEPPAISPTISSSAPPSVPQYRREPRHDRRSAPLRAGHSQSTGEGAGRNRETLAALRLRLAGQA
- a CDS encoding replication initiator protein A yields the protein MTQTNTAELLDRPLQLALRLDSPLTGDVQNDRHMMVYSLFGLSKDKAESLPTYDDGKVRIEVRAPKNVGVATIWDKAVLLYAISLLREKMEQGKIPAKLGELHFTTSDLQRIVGKTAGGSAYDKIEGALERLQGTQIKTNLETGGEGESGAFSWISDYKLLYQRKKDGERAVRGLKLTLSGWVTRAALGHNLLIYHDQYFALKPVEKRLYEIARAHLARGHAFWMALEPLRKRVGSDNDLRKFKNALGPVLAADRIPGYGVRIVETAEYKETMKSRGAVLGRVLNAELPVLFWKKDQGQPENWIDAPKVEYDETV
- a CDS encoding tetratricopeptide repeat protein, whose amino-acid sequence is MKPNHRQTHRPAGTADAQALLARAVALHQGGQLAEAATLYDQVLKRLPRQADALHLSGLVKAQTGALADGIERIRQAVRADARQPLFHANLGRLLGAAERWEEAATAFRAAARLAPLDPTLPRMESAARTRLGQHGPAAQALLRAMALEPADVESAGSLGDALYDGNRFLPAAAWYGRAATLEPHRILAAFNRGAALRDAGLMQDAAAAFQALCALAPQMVEPLEQRMQLCHGIGDPAGATAAARRLLALVPGHTAAARILGALMPDSPLWLVRAAALDPMAEDALLTLAGRLYAQGRAAAAERCYRHILALAPSAGLALSGLGLARATLGLEGATPAVLRAVRVAPEDSALAANAGSAFHLAAQPDAALSWHRRALVLRPDDAAAWVNIGTHRLDADAVEEAIPPLDRALRLADPGQEALANSNLGVARMALGLHAEAVAAFRAALERAPGDAAIRSNLLFCLCFDDGADPADVFRDHRGFERHLPSLPAVSHAVESRDPERRLRIGYLSPDFQRYPGPGYHFLLPLVEGHDRAAVEVTCYHNDRSRDATTDRFRAAADRWRDVAAMTDEELDRRIRDDRIDILVDAGGHMSRNRMPLMARRPAPLQVSLPLYPNTTGLSAVDYQLADVRLAPPGVEALHVESLIRLPGCVLCYRPAESACAPPERPPWTRNGHVTFGSFNNITKVNAATIALWARLLAAVPTARLVLKWRGLGNGGGADRRLLAAFAAHGIAAERLDLRGITPDPYQGYTAIDVALDPVFANGGTTICDALWMGVPVLNQTGPTKIGRWGASLLAAVGLGDLVTPDDDAYLAMGVRLATDRGFLEIQRKGLRERMRRSALMDEAGYARAVEAGYRTAWRRWCAGLPPAAIHVTAPDGEGRA
- a CDS encoding AAA family ATPase gives rise to the protein MTGDQLKALRERRGLTQTQMAAFVNELTGRKYDKQRLSKWETGKEALPRDLLGRLLLLDLERPESPLPRRGTTVAVGLQKGGTAKTATSINLAFILARAGNRVLLVDADPQGNATIHVGVPQTDIVALTEAGKVLYHALMGKTTLDEVIRPTSVEGLDVVPSSIALASADTELPGNLTNAQTALAEILDGVKARYDVIVIDCAPNLGAVTINALTAADYVLVPCQAEPHAILGVSAFLDTVAKIQRRLNPRLEVLGILPTMVNPRQTQDRSSLDDIQRLWGNDRRVFPPVPRATIYAQAAGANVITLDADIGAPGVESYAAIASALLTATGRLQETVDAA